The following proteins come from a genomic window of Melospiza georgiana isolate bMelGeo1 chromosome 3, bMelGeo1.pri, whole genome shotgun sequence:
- the SF3B6 gene encoding splicing factor 3B subunit 6: MAMQAAKRANIRLPPEVNRILYIRNLPYKITAEEMYDIFGKYGPIRQIRVGNTPETRGTAYVVYEDIFDAKNACDHLSGFNVCNRYLVVLYYNANRAFQKMDTKKKEEQLKLLKEKYGINTDPPK; this comes from the exons ATGGCGATGCAAGCAGCCAAACGAGCCAAC ATCCGGCTCCCTCCGGAGGTTAACCGGATCCTGTACATCAGGAACCTGCCCTACAAAATCACGGCCGAGGAGATGTACGACATTTTTGGGAAGTACGGGCCCATCCGGCAGATCAGAGT tgGGAATACCCCTGAGACCAGAGGAACAGCCTACGTGGTGTACGAGGACATCTTCGATGCCAAGAACGCCTGTGACCACCTGTCGGGGTTCAACGTGTGCAACAGATACCTCGTGGTGCTCTACTACAATGCCAACAGG GCATTCCAAAAGATGGacacaaagaagaaagaagaacagCTTAAGCTTCTCAAGGAAAAATATGGAATTAACACAGACCCACCAAAATAA